In Deinococcus ficus, a single genomic region encodes these proteins:
- a CDS encoding sensor histidine kinase — MNRPDDVSHTPVEAPDTQPTTQDLEVLQGQSETAEAISRQARRLFTHAPTPMLLVTAAGRIADANLRAGQLLGLSPERLTGRRLEKFVATGSQSTLAALLRGVFTQGELQNAELVMVTPDGAIRTVRGDAVHDPGDEGSPAWCHLSLTDITDLRAIHTQLLDQTDMLQAQLQHLMARQYRLEHEVQDVIRSTQAQLNLHLARLQNLLKRHVRDAGPSSDLTLAQDALNRTLGLLASLDGYVQARQLRLRPRHVDLNQVLQDVRSDLKDALAGRTVEWSTGPLPTVYGDSRALRMILTAYLSNALKFTRTREAARIRLLVEEHEGEYLIGVQDNGIGFNNRLKDKAFELFGRLHPTGAYEGAGIDLATVRQLCDLMGSRAWGDGKVDQGATFWFACPKTD, encoded by the coding sequence ATGAACCGACCTGACGACGTCAGCCACACGCCTGTAGAGGCGCCGGACACCCAGCCGACCACGCAGGACCTCGAGGTCCTCCAGGGGCAGTCCGAAACGGCCGAGGCGATCAGCCGGCAGGCGCGGCGCCTGTTCACCCACGCTCCCACCCCCATGCTGCTGGTCACCGCGGCCGGACGGATCGCGGACGCCAACCTGCGCGCCGGTCAGCTGCTCGGCCTGAGCCCCGAGCGCCTCACCGGCCGCCGGCTGGAGAAGTTCGTCGCGACCGGCTCGCAGTCCACGCTGGCTGCGCTGCTGAGGGGCGTCTTTACCCAGGGCGAACTCCAGAACGCCGAACTGGTGATGGTCACCCCGGACGGCGCCATACGGACCGTGCGTGGCGACGCGGTGCACGACCCCGGGGACGAAGGCAGCCCCGCCTGGTGCCACCTGAGTCTGACGGACATCACGGACCTGCGGGCCATCCACACGCAACTGCTCGATCAGACGGACATGCTTCAGGCCCAGCTGCAGCACCTCATGGCCCGCCAGTACCGGCTGGAACACGAGGTGCAGGACGTGATCCGCAGCACCCAGGCGCAGCTGAACCTGCACCTCGCCCGACTGCAGAACCTCCTGAAACGCCATGTCCGCGACGCGGGGCCGTCCAGCGACCTGACGCTCGCGCAGGACGCTCTGAACCGCACCCTGGGCCTGCTGGCCTCCCTGGACGGGTACGTGCAGGCCCGGCAGCTGAGGCTGCGCCCCCGCCACGTCGACCTCAACCAGGTGCTGCAGGACGTCCGGAGTGACCTCAAGGACGCCCTCGCCGGCCGGACCGTCGAATGGAGCACCGGGCCACTGCCCACGGTGTACGGCGACAGCCGGGCCCTGCGCATGATCCTGACCGCCTACCTGTCCAATGCCCTGAAATTCACGCGCACGCGGGAGGCCGCTCGGATCCGCCTGCTGGTGGAGGAACACGAGGGTGAGTACCTGATCGGCGTGCAGGACAACGGGATCGGGTTCAACAACCGCCTCAAGGACAAGGCCTTCGAGCTGTTCGGGCGGCTGCACCCGACCGGCGCGTACGAAGGGGCCGGCATCGACCTCGCCACTGTCCGGCAGCTGTGCGACCTGATGGGCAGCCGCGCCTGGGGGGACGGCAAGGTCGACCAGGGCGCCACGTTCTGGTTCGCCTGCCCGAAAACGGACTGA
- a CDS encoding sensor histidine kinase yields the protein MDHHDTTPEPVPDTTPESAALPEQAPPLFLDAPVAALLLTLDGRITAMNSLAHGLLGLPVEPPQRRAFSALLAARSRAAFRSALDRAVLDIGRQSLEARMPVRAGPDLDLEVRLDLAAVRPHGEPVQVQVVVTDLTPFKQAHQTLLDSQETYAGQLQSSGARSRALNEELEQVVGAVLQELYLPASRVMAATGQLRQALGPAADDVQAQLLPIEQASQQQLAIIQSVERYMQARRLRPRLRPVALGGLIEEIRATLKPLLADRNVQVTQDALPVVLGDRQALTLILEEYLSNALKFTRSRNPARLHVLLRETDTEYLIGVEDNGVGFSMRHRARLFRLFQRLHAASDYEGSALGLATVQRVAAAYGARVWGEGRVDQGATFWLAWPREPRIRK from the coding sequence ATGGACCACCACGACACCACCCCAGAGCCCGTCCCGGACACCACGCCGGAGAGCGCCGCATTGCCGGAGCAGGCGCCTCCCCTGTTCCTGGACGCGCCGGTCGCCGCGCTGCTGCTCACGCTGGACGGCCGGATCACCGCGATGAACTCACTCGCCCACGGCCTGCTGGGTCTGCCCGTGGAACCTCCGCAGCGCCGGGCCTTCTCGGCGCTGCTCGCCGCCCGGTCCAGGGCCGCCTTCCGCAGCGCCCTGGACCGGGCAGTGCTGGACATAGGACGGCAGAGCCTGGAAGCCCGGATGCCGGTGCGCGCCGGTCCGGACCTGGACCTGGAGGTGCGGCTGGACCTGGCGGCCGTGCGCCCGCACGGTGAGCCGGTGCAGGTGCAGGTCGTCGTCACGGACCTTACCCCCTTCAAACAGGCGCACCAGACGCTGCTGGACAGCCAGGAAACATACGCGGGGCAGCTGCAGAGCAGCGGCGCCCGGTCCAGGGCGCTGAACGAGGAACTCGAGCAGGTGGTCGGCGCCGTCCTGCAGGAACTGTACCTGCCGGCCAGCCGGGTGATGGCTGCCACCGGCCAGCTGCGCCAGGCCCTGGGCCCGGCGGCCGACGACGTGCAGGCTCAGCTGCTGCCCATCGAGCAGGCCAGCCAGCAGCAGCTGGCCATCATCCAGTCGGTGGAACGCTACATGCAGGCCCGGCGCCTCCGGCCCAGACTGCGGCCCGTCGCGCTGGGTGGGCTGATCGAGGAGATCCGCGCGACCCTGAAGCCCCTGCTCGCCGACCGGAACGTGCAGGTCACCCAGGACGCCCTGCCGGTAGTGCTCGGGGACCGGCAGGCGCTGACCCTGATTCTCGAGGAGTACCTGTCCAACGCGCTGAAGTTCACGCGCTCCCGCAACCCGGCGCGCCTGCACGTCCTGCTGCGTGAGACGGACACCGAATACCTGATCGGCGTGGAGGACAACGGCGTGGGGTTTTCCATGCGGCACCGCGCGCGGCTGTTCCGGCTGTTCCAGCGCCTGCACGCCGCCAGCGACTACGAGGGCTCCGCGCTGGGCCTCGCCACCGTGCAGCGGGTCGCCGCGGCGTACGGGGCGCGCGTGTGGGGTGAAGGCCGGGTGGATCAGGGCGCCACCTTCTGGCTTGCCTGGCCCCGGGAACCCCGGATCCGGAAGTAG
- a CDS encoding ROK family transcriptional regulator — protein sequence MTRPQLADRTGLSKVTVNAVVQELQDLQLVTLTGGTPQALGRTPQLVTLHPALGQAAGLDLQPGRVRYHLATLGGQTVTQGEAAVTGDLNAALAGLLGRLSAQGPLCSAVFGVPAPVDHQGRIAEPNALPELHSDGLRDDLSAAGTAVLFENDANLAALAVSSRCPEYRFLAVLLERQTGTGLGLLLDGDLYRGAGGRAGEVGRSPWPVPAGHDAVEQLPAAQRSAATAFALATLAYSLDLQHIVIGGAAAGPTLLHLTTPLLPAGVQAVVDPTCGDLVRDGAVIRAVEAGRAAILARLDAVDRRERESHVA from the coding sequence ATGACCCGCCCCCAGCTGGCGGACCGCACCGGCCTGTCCAAGGTCACCGTCAACGCCGTCGTACAGGAACTCCAGGATCTGCAGCTCGTCACCCTGACCGGCGGCACCCCCCAGGCCCTGGGCCGCACCCCCCAGCTGGTCACCCTCCATCCCGCCCTCGGTCAGGCGGCCGGACTCGACCTGCAGCCCGGCCGGGTGCGCTACCACCTCGCCACCCTCGGTGGCCAGACCGTCACCCAGGGCGAGGCGGCCGTCACCGGCGATCTCAACGCCGCCCTCGCCGGCCTGCTGGGCCGCCTCTCGGCGCAGGGCCCGCTGTGCAGCGCCGTGTTCGGTGTGCCGGCTCCGGTGGACCACCAGGGCCGCATCGCCGAACCCAATGCCCTGCCTGAACTGCACAGTGACGGGCTGCGCGACGACCTCAGCGCGGCCGGCACCGCCGTGCTCTTCGAGAACGACGCCAACCTCGCGGCCCTGGCCGTCTCCAGCCGCTGCCCCGAGTACCGCTTTCTGGCCGTGCTGCTCGAACGCCAGACCGGCACCGGCCTGGGGCTTCTGCTGGACGGCGACCTGTACCGCGGCGCCGGCGGCCGGGCCGGCGAGGTCGGCCGCAGTCCCTGGCCGGTGCCGGCCGGGCATGACGCGGTCGAGCAGCTGCCCGCCGCACAGCGCAGCGCCGCGACCGCGTTCGCCCTGGCGACCCTGGCGTACAGCCTCGACCTGCAGCACATCGTGATCGGCGGCGCCGCCGCCGGGCCGACCCTGCTGCACCTCACCACGCCGCTCCTGCCGGCCGGCGTGCAGGCCGTGGTGGACCCCACCTGCGGCGACCTGGTGCGGGACGGGGCCGTCATCCGCGCCGTCGAGGCCGGCCGCGCCGCGATTCTCGCCCGGCTGGACGCCGTGGACCGCCGGGAACGGGAGAGCCATGTGGCATGA
- a CDS encoding sensor domain-containing diguanylate cyclase, whose translation MIDWPTLDGLIQNLAFLVAGVTAIVFTYPAGHRQDTPGALALRYVLTVTLGIYLTFKGIVFPGDLRFDFRSVVVAIVARRYGAGPALLVALPIAGFRLGLGSGVGAWLGILQMTVVALVGATGTGWWRLHAPFMDEPVTWRWWRPFALFAAANVTLFPAFGTTWTEALPAYLLSVILSAVGLFVAFEIKHNRLQNLAHTFHLTQLATVDSLTGALNRRQFDLDLSTLDPAQPAFVLMLDLDHFKRINDSYGHAVGDRVLVALADLIRESTRASDCLYRLGGEEFAVLLHEGTLDDAQEVADRVRRAVEHDLAARVGLHGERITCSGGLAPVVGDRHRAVQVADRHLYRAKQAGRNRVHG comes from the coding sequence GTGATCGACTGGCCGACGCTGGATGGCCTGATCCAGAACCTCGCGTTCCTGGTCGCAGGCGTCACCGCCATTGTCTTCACCTACCCCGCCGGGCACCGCCAGGACACCCCGGGCGCCCTGGCCCTGCGGTACGTCCTGACCGTCACGCTCGGCATCTACCTCACCTTCAAGGGCATCGTCTTCCCCGGGGACCTGCGCTTCGACTTCCGGTCCGTGGTCGTGGCGATCGTCGCCCGCCGTTACGGCGCCGGACCGGCCCTGCTGGTGGCCCTCCCCATCGCCGGCTTCCGCCTCGGCCTGGGCAGCGGCGTCGGCGCCTGGCTGGGCATCCTGCAGATGACGGTGGTCGCCCTGGTCGGCGCCACCGGGACCGGCTGGTGGCGGCTGCACGCCCCTTTCATGGACGAGCCCGTCACCTGGCGCTGGTGGCGGCCCTTCGCGCTGTTCGCCGCGGCGAACGTGACCCTGTTCCCCGCCTTCGGCACCACCTGGACCGAGGCGCTGCCGGCGTACCTGCTGTCGGTCATCCTGTCCGCCGTGGGGCTGTTCGTCGCCTTCGAGATCAAGCACAACCGCCTGCAGAACCTGGCGCACACGTTCCACCTCACCCAACTTGCCACTGTGGACAGCCTCACCGGGGCCCTCAACCGGCGGCAGTTCGACCTGGACCTCAGCACCCTCGATCCGGCGCAGCCGGCCTTCGTGCTCATGCTGGACCTCGACCACTTCAAACGGATCAACGACAGCTACGGGCACGCCGTGGGCGACCGGGTGCTGGTGGCCCTGGCCGACCTGATCCGTGAAAGCACCCGGGCCTCGGACTGCTTGTACCGCCTGGGCGGGGAGGAATTCGCCGTGCTGCTGCACGAGGGCACCCTCGACGACGCCCAGGAGGTGGCCGACCGGGTGAGGCGCGCCGTGGAACACGACCTCGCCGCGCGGGTCGGTCTGCACGGGGAGCGCATCACCTGCTCCGGCGGCCTCGCCCCGGTGGTCGGCGACCGTCACCGGGCGGTGCAGGTGGCCGACCGTCATCTCTACCGCGCCAAGCAGGCCGGCCGTAACCGCGTGCACGGGTAG
- a CDS encoding spermidine synthase, whose translation MNPWLLLDSAPIPGTDQELRLFRRKDMVEFSIQISGYVSELMNSRMHASEDALADLGCAAVAKRAAPRVLVGGLGMGFTLAAALKALGPDGVVTVAELVPSVVEWNRGPLGECAGYPLRDPRARVHVGDVADLLRRGNGTFDAVLLDVDNGPEGMTHHGNNWLYSPAGLAAAQRTLRPGGVLAVWSATPDTRFTRRLRDAGFRVDVHTVRARPGKGAHHTIWLAHRTLNSAPLAPRPPRKDRTRRGGRP comes from the coding sequence ATGAATCCTTGGCTGCTGCTCGACAGCGCCCCCATTCCCGGCACCGATCAGGAACTGCGGCTGTTCCGCCGCAAGGACATGGTGGAGTTCTCCATTCAGATTTCCGGCTACGTCAGTGAGCTGATGAACAGCCGCATGCACGCGTCCGAGGACGCCCTGGCCGACCTGGGCTGCGCCGCGGTGGCCAAGCGCGCCGCGCCCCGCGTGCTCGTCGGCGGCCTGGGCATGGGCTTTACCCTCGCCGCGGCCCTCAAGGCCCTCGGCCCGGACGGCGTGGTCACCGTCGCGGAACTCGTTCCGTCGGTCGTGGAATGGAACCGTGGGCCGCTCGGCGAATGCGCCGGGTACCCCCTGCGCGACCCGCGCGCGCGGGTGCACGTGGGTGACGTGGCCGATCTGCTGAGGCGCGGCAACGGCACGTTCGACGCGGTGCTGCTGGACGTGGACAACGGGCCCGAGGGCATGACGCACCACGGCAACAACTGGCTGTACTCGCCCGCCGGTCTGGCCGCCGCGCAGCGCACCCTGCGGCCCGGTGGGGTGCTGGCCGTCTGGTCCGCCACGCCGGACACGCGCTTTACCAGGCGACTCCGGGACGCCGGATTCCGGGTCGACGTCCATACCGTGCGCGCCCGGCCGGGCAAGGGCGCTCACCACACCATCTGGCTGGCGCACCGCACGCTGAACTCGGCCCCGCTCGCGCCACGCCCGCCGCGCAAGGACCGGACGCGACGCGGCGGGCGCCCCTGA
- a CDS encoding DUF6544 family protein — MQNQPYSRQIKGFAAPGFRSPHPARRLRGRPLLWGAGALAGLGFLGWLGLQVQPRPFPPAFPGPGVTRTVPLPAGLPGPVDRYYRQTYGERLPVITSAVITGRATLRPVPGGPTFPARFRFIHEAGRNYRHYIEATWFGLPLLRVNEAYLDGVSRQEMPRPLPSSTGDPKGAQAANLGLWSETLWMTAVYLTDPRVRWEAVDDTTALLRVPFGQAEETYVVRFDPVTGRPAMMEVMRYQNAADEAKTLWLNLTLSWADFGGVTLPGKAAAHWLNQARPWAVFTAEQVTYNADVGEAVRGRGP, encoded by the coding sequence ATGCAAAACCAACCGTACAGCAGGCAGATCAAGGGGTTCGCCGCACCGGGGTTCCGATCACCGCACCCAGCCCGGCGACTCCGGGGCCGTCCCCTCCTCTGGGGAGCGGGCGCGCTGGCCGGGCTGGGCTTCCTGGGCTGGCTGGGCCTGCAGGTCCAGCCCCGGCCCTTCCCACCGGCCTTCCCGGGCCCGGGCGTCACCCGGACGGTGCCGCTGCCGGCCGGGCTTCCCGGACCGGTGGACCGCTACTACCGGCAGACGTACGGTGAACGCCTCCCGGTGATCACGTCCGCGGTCATCACCGGCCGGGCCACGCTGAGGCCCGTCCCGGGCGGCCCGACCTTCCCTGCCCGGTTCCGGTTCATTCACGAGGCCGGGCGGAACTACCGGCATTACATCGAGGCCACCTGGTTCGGCCTGCCCCTCCTGCGCGTCAACGAGGCGTACCTGGACGGCGTGAGCCGCCAGGAGATGCCGCGTCCCCTGCCGTCCAGTACCGGGGACCCGAAGGGCGCGCAGGCCGCCAATCTGGGCCTCTGGTCGGAGACGCTGTGGATGACCGCGGTGTACCTGACCGATCCGCGCGTGCGCTGGGAGGCGGTGGACGACACCACCGCCCTGCTGCGGGTGCCGTTCGGGCAGGCGGAGGAAACGTACGTGGTGCGCTTCGACCCGGTGACCGGCCGGCCGGCGATGATGGAAGTGATGCGCTACCAGAACGCGGCGGACGAGGCGAAAACCCTTTGGCTGAACCTGACGCTGAGCTGGGCGGATTTCGGGGGCGTGACCCTCCCCGGAAAAGCCGCGGCCCACTGGCTGAACCAGGCCCGGCCCTGGGCGGTCTTCACCGCCGAACAGGTCACGTACAACGCCGACGTGGGGGAAGCCGTCCGGGGGCGCGGCCCTTAG
- a CDS encoding lyase family protein: MWHDTYLKAVLQPDYTYASEHLLPHLFDALTAHALMLDSVGVEHARDAAQLLRAFRQEPFPPYDPRIEDVFFTLDQNLAAQDSAAAGALRTALSRNDLDMTIYRLSARSRLMRATQRVLTLRRTLLDFAGREIDTVIVAYTHHQPAQPTTLAHYLTAVENNLARDTDRLFGALSRVNLSPMGAVALGGTSFPIDRHATSQLLAFDRPIENTYDAVSASDWQVEVASVITVISTTLSRVLYDLLLWASRGLLILEDGLVQGSSVMPQKRNPVALEHARTKFSKAIGITQSVILSSHNVPFGDINDPGPDIQPPLSSMWHEFREGVELLTASLTNPVVDRVRWLQEAQQGESPVTELADAITRKSGCGFRTAHGQVKHVLEHLRGQVRSVDSLTLEDLQVCGVDLSQAELTSALSPQEFIARRTTLGGPAPSAMREELAGAEARLQADAHQHEAFARHFLQSRAHLEGLTPDASTARTPAADDARP; encoded by the coding sequence ATGTGGCATGACACGTACCTCAAAGCCGTGCTTCAACCGGATTACACCTACGCCAGCGAGCACCTCCTGCCGCACCTGTTCGACGCACTGACCGCCCACGCCCTGATGCTCGACTCGGTCGGCGTGGAGCACGCCCGGGACGCCGCGCAGCTGCTCCGGGCCTTCCGGCAGGAGCCGTTCCCGCCGTACGACCCCCGGATCGAGGACGTGTTCTTCACCCTCGACCAGAACCTCGCCGCGCAGGATTCCGCCGCGGCCGGCGCGCTGCGCACGGCGCTGTCCCGCAACGACCTGGACATGACCATCTACCGCCTCTCGGCCCGCTCGCGCCTGATGCGCGCCACGCAGCGGGTCCTGACGCTGCGGCGCACGCTGCTGGACTTCGCCGGTCGGGAGATCGACACCGTGATCGTCGCCTACACCCACCACCAGCCGGCGCAGCCCACCACGCTCGCCCATTACCTCACGGCCGTGGAGAACAACCTCGCGCGTGACACCGACCGGCTGTTCGGCGCGCTGAGCCGCGTGAACCTCAGCCCCATGGGCGCCGTCGCCCTGGGCGGCACGAGCTTTCCCATCGACCGGCACGCCACCTCGCAGCTGCTCGCCTTCGACCGGCCCATCGAGAACACCTACGACGCCGTGAGTGCCAGTGACTGGCAGGTCGAGGTCGCCAGCGTGATCACGGTCATCTCCACCACGCTCTCCCGCGTCCTGTACGACCTGCTGCTGTGGGCCTCGCGGGGCCTGCTGATCCTCGAAGACGGGCTGGTGCAGGGCAGCAGCGTGATGCCGCAGAAACGCAACCCGGTGGCCCTCGAGCACGCCCGCACGAAGTTCAGCAAGGCGATCGGCATCACGCAGAGCGTGATCCTGTCCAGCCACAACGTGCCCTTCGGGGACATCAACGATCCCGGCCCGGACATCCAGCCGCCGCTGAGCAGCATGTGGCACGAGTTCCGCGAGGGCGTGGAACTGCTCACCGCCTCGCTCACCAACCCGGTCGTCGACCGCGTCCGGTGGCTGCAGGAAGCGCAGCAGGGCGAGTCTCCCGTCACCGAACTCGCCGACGCCATCACCCGGAAGTCCGGGTGCGGCTTCCGGACCGCGCACGGGCAGGTCAAGCACGTCCTCGAGCACCTGCGGGGGCAGGTCCGGTCGGTGGACTCCCTCACGCTCGAGGACCTGCAGGTCTGCGGCGTGGACCTCAGTCAGGCCGAACTGACCAGCGCACTGAGCCCCCAGGAGTTCATCGCGCGCCGCACCACCCTGGGCGGCCCCGCCCCCAGCGCCATGCGTGAGGAACTCGCCGGCGCCGAGGCGCGCCTGCAGGCCGACGCACACCAGCACGAGGCGTTCGCCCGGCACTTCCTGCAGTCCAGGGCCCACCTCGAGGGCCTCACCCCCGACGCGTCCACGGCCCGGACTCCGGCCGCGGACGACGCCCGGCCATGA